The Microlunatus soli genome contains the following window.
CGCCGGCCGTAGGGTCACAGGTCATGGCGCGACACGCGTTCCATGGTGCGGCTGACCGCTTCGCGGTGACGGCCGACTTCGTCGCGGAACGATTCCCCGACGCTCGCTTCGTCGCCGATGTCGCCGGCGGTCAGGGCATGCTGGCTCGATTGCTGCGCAAGCGCTACAACATCGACACCGACGTCATCGACCCGCGCGGATGGACGCTGAAGGGTGTCTCCAGCCAGGTCACCGAGTACGCCGCCGAGATGGCCGGCTACTACGACCTGGTCGTCGGTCTCCATCCCGACCAGGCACTCCGGCCGGTCGTCGACTCCGCCAGGACGGTTCCGGTCATCGTGTTGCCGTGCTGCAACTTCTGGTCCGCCGACCACCGCCTCGGTCGTGCCGCCCTGCTGGCAGCGATCACCGACCATCACGGTGCGCTCGGCGGCGCTGTCGAGTCGATCACCCTGTCCTTCGACGGTCCGATGAACCGCGGATTGGTCCTGCTCCCACCACCTCGACCGCCAGACGCTGACCCGTCAGTTCCTCCCCGACACGCCGGGCGTGTCGGGGAGGAACTGACGGGTCAGCGTCTGGCGGAGGTGAAGTGATCCTTGTCGGCGGTCCGGTCGGGGTGCCATGTTGATCTTGACCACAGATCGTCTTCAGGTGTGGCGGTTCGAGCCGTCCGACGTGGACAATCTCACCACGCTCTACGCCGATCCGGCGGTGATGCTGTACGAAGCTGCCGGCGCTGCCCTGCGGTCGGCGTTCGATGATCATGGTGCGGCGTGTGTCGTCGCCACCACAATGGCGGTGAATCGCCGGTCCCGTGGAATCTTGGAGACGTTGGGATTCCGACATACCCGAACGGTCCATCTGGACTGGGAGTCGCCATTGCCGGGCGCCGAATCGGGCGAGGTGATCTACGAGCGGGAGCGCGATGTCAACTCAACTTCCACAGCGCATCGGCAAGATCATCCAGCGATTCGGCCTGCTGAGCAAGATCACGAACACCGCTGAACAGGTCGAATTCGTGCATCAGCGCAGCCTGCATCGCATGCCGGGCAAAATCCTCGTCCGCCGGCCAGCCGTATCCCTCCAGGAAGCTGCCGAGCAGCCGCCGATCGGCCCCGAACGCGCCGAGGTGCAGGGCGCCGAGCTCGTAGAACGGGTCGGTGATCATCGCGTCGCCCCAGTCGATCAGTCCGACCAGGCGGTCACCGTCGAGGAAGATGTGGTCCTCGGTGATGTCGCCATGCACCAGGACGGGATCGGCAGGTCGATAGCCGGCGATGTATTCCGGGATCTGATCGAGCAACCGTTCCGGGAGCACCTTCCACCGGCGTTGCCGATCGACCGTGTCCGTCCGGTGTTCGGCCAACCAGTCACCGTGCAGCTGCGACGGAGAGACGGCCGGGCAGCCGTGCACAAGCCTGACCTGTCTGCCCAGCTGGACGGCGACGTTCATCCGATCGCGAGTCGCCAGATCGGAGTCCCGCCACGCCTCGCCCGACAGTCGTTCACTGATCAGGAACGGCCAGTCGTCGGAGTTGCCGGGAAACAGCTGTCCGGTCGCGACGATCTTGGGCGCGCGGATCCACCGCTGGGCGTGGATCGCTTCATTGGCGGCGATCTCCGCTGCCACCGATCGGCGCCAGCCGCCGAAGTGTCCGAACAGCTTGATCACCAGCGATGTCCCGACCAGGGTCGGATAGGTGCCGGTGAACCCGCTGACCAACGGCTCGATCGGCAGGCCAGCGCGTGCCAGGGCCAGCTCCGCGTATGGCCGCCAGTGATCGGCATCACCGAGCAGCGCACCGTAGTCCCTGGTGGCGTCGAAGACGGGCGGTGCGAGCACAGGCCAACTCTGAACTCCGGCAGTGC
Protein-coding sequences here:
- a CDS encoding GNAT family N-acetyltransferase encodes the protein MTTDRLQVWRFEPSDVDNLTTLYADPAVMLYEAAGAALRSAFDDHGAACVVATTMAVNRRSRGILETLGFRHTRTVHLDWESPLPGAESGEVIYERERDVNSTSTAHRQDHPAIRPAEQDHEHR
- a CDS encoding phosphotransferase family protein, which encodes MLAPPVFDATRDYGALLGDADHWRPYAELALARAGLPIEPLVSGFTGTYPTLVGTSLVIKLFGHFGGWRRSVAAEIAANEAIHAQRWIRAPKIVATGQLFPGNSDDWPFLISERLSGEAWRDSDLATRDRMNVAVQLGRQVRLVHGCPAVSPSQLHGDWLAEHRTDTVDRQRRWKVLPERLLDQIPEYIAGYRPADPVLVHGDITEDHIFLDGDRLVGLIDWGDAMITDPFYELGALHLGAFGADRRLLGSFLEGYGWPADEDFARHAMQAALMHEFDLFSGVRDLAQQAESLDDLADALWKLS